From the Cryptomeria japonica chromosome 2, Sugi_1.0, whole genome shotgun sequence genome, one window contains:
- the LOC131864634 gene encoding barley B recombinant-like protein D: MGMNCQGKEWEQLPKQSKLSVCCLRVAQCYRRGNGGWQSACCTNNESMYPLPMNPKKKGARVPGRKMSGGAFRKLLRRLSSEGHILSQPIDLKNHWARHGTNRYVIFK, encoded by the coding sequence ATGGGAATGAACTGTCAGGGGAAGGAATGGGAACAGctacctaagcagtcaaagcttagtgtgtgctgtttaagggTGGCCCAATGTTACAGAAGGGGTAATGGTGGCTGGCAGTCTGCTTGTTGCACGAACAACGAATCCATGTACCCTCTGCCAATGAATCCCAAGAAAAAGGGAGCTCGTGTGCCCGGTAGAAAAATGAGTGGAGGTGCTTTCAGGAAACTGTTGAGGAGGCTGAGTTCTGAAGGCCATATTTTGTCTCAACCGATTGACTTGAAGAATCACTGGGCTAGGCATGGTACTAATCGATATGTGATATTTAAGTAA